One window of Doryrhamphus excisus isolate RoL2022-K1 chromosome 13, RoL_Dexc_1.0, whole genome shotgun sequence genomic DNA carries:
- the hltf gene encoding helicase-like transcription factor isoform X4, which produces MAFRRSWFSWDRYSEVDLFTDRFDQNSSLSQAIRAAASEEPDADGNMFFGQIQGTVVGLKYYGGVVNQGEMVGLVREPHNPYDRNAVMVANIYGSQVGHIKRELAAAMAHIMDNKLAKVEGVVHSGSKNRFSMPVILSFWGKDENKSGVTQCLARHGYKLSTGASHKPYSLGAGMASNKRGVTVPLTPEELKNAFDNLFEGLLESKDGEKEAAESVATPLMPHQRQALSWMCARENKCTLPPFWEKRGELYYNTLTCFSAKEIPERVLGGILADDMGLGKTLTTIALILTNFHEGKPLPVYKRGERPLPGKADGAGPSGTAHYLRSDPTQMEQLYSPMFNVVDTAKVSERSKRSTKTSKRKFGKESPLLLEDVDFASALFGGPSSPAHSYKKKKKKKASTSQVTEYYITDGSGESLSATATLIVCPLSVLSNWLDQFEEHVRADVKLKVYMYHGQDRNRSTKFLSSQDVVLTTYNVLAADFGSKNKSPLHEIKWLRVVLDEGHVVRNPSTQMSKAVLDLRAERRWILSAVLCRVFFDLLDRQPHSGFFHLGGGTPIQNSVKDLWMLLAFLRLKPFDVREWWNRVIQRPVTHGDRAGLQNLQTLVKCITLRRTKNSEVNGRPLVTLPEKSVCVEQVELSSAEREEYELARNEGRHTISRYVTEGTVLRNYADVLAILMRLRQHCCHPDLLANTSADSGIASTPAELRERLIEKLRMVLASGSDEECSVCLDSVRLPVITHCAHVYCRPCIAQVIGTEQESARCPLCRSDIKISELVEFPQEEAGEESSGSPGKWRTSSKIQALMGNLHRLQREDSSIKCLVVSQFTRFLTILETPLREQGFCFVRLDGTMSQKKRTQMIQEFQSTTASSPTIMLLSLKAGGVGLNLTAASHVFLMDPAWNPATEEQCIDRCYRLGQKKKVFVTKFIVKDSVEENMVKIQKQKQDLVEAAFGSIGTDRKTLRINDIKALMEL; this is translated from the exons ATGGCCTTCCGGAGGAGCTGGTTCAGTTGGGACCGGTACAGCGAGGTGGATCTCTTCACCGACCGCTTCGACCAGAACAGCTCCCTCTCCCAGGCCATCAGAGCCGCAGCATCCGAGGAGCCGGACGCCGATGGCAATATGTTCTTCGGCCAAATACAGGGCACTGTTGTCGGCCTGAAATATTACGGCGGGGTG GTCAACCAAGGCGAAATGGTCGGATTGGTGCGCGAGCCCCATAATCCGTACGACCGCAACGCTGTCATGGTCGCCAACATTTACGGCAGTCAAGTCGGGCACATCAAGCGGGAGCTGGCGGCCGCCATGGCCCACATCATGGACAACAAGCTGGCGAAAGTAGAGGG GGTGGTGCACTCTGGGTCAAAAAATAGATTCTCCATGCCGGTCATTTTGTCCTTCTGGGGGAAAGATGAGAACAAAAGTGGGGTGACTCAGTGTTTGGCACGCCACGGCTATAAACTCAGTACAG GTGCAAGTCACAAGCCGTACAGCTTGGGTGCTGGGATGGCATCGAATAAAAGAGGCGTGACTGTCCCACTCACGCCAGAGGAG CTGAAGAACGCCTTTGACAACCTCTTCGAAGGCTTGCTTGAAAGTAAAGATGGTGAAAAAGAAGCAGCTGAA TCTGTGGCCACGCCACTCATGCCCCACCAGAGGCAGGCGCTGTCCTGGATGTGCGCTCGCGAGAACAAGTGCACCCTCCCGCCCTTCTGGGAGAAGCGAGGCGAGCTGTACTACAACACCCTGACGTGTTTCTCCGCCAAGGAAATCCCAGAGAGGGTCCTCGGGGGCATACTGGCGGACGACATGGGACTG GGGAAAACGTTGACAACCATCGCCCTCATTCTCACCAATTTCCATGAAGGAAAGCCACTTCCTGTGTACAAGCGT GGGGAGCGGCCTTTGCCTGGAAAAG CTGACGGAGCCGGGCCCAGTGGCACAGCTCATTATCTACGCTCTGATCC GACCCAGATGGAGCAGCTGTACTCCCCCATGTTCAATGTAGTGGATACAGCAAAGGTGTCCGAGAGAA GCAAGAGAAGCACCAAAACTAGCAAGAGAAAATTTGGTAAAG AGTCCCCGCTGTTGCTGGAGGATGTAGACTTTGCCTCAGCGTTGTTTGGGGGCCCCTCATCACCTGCACACTCttataagaagaagaagaaaaaaaaggccagtacaAGTCAAG TCACTGAGTACTACATCACAGACGGCTCCGGAGAGTCTTTATCAGCAACTGCCACCCTGATTGTGTGTCCGCTGTCAGTGCTCAGCAACTGGCTG GACCAGTTTGAGGAGCATGTGCGAGCTGACGTAAAGCTGAAAGTGTACATGTACCACGGCCAAGACCGCAACAGGAGCACCAAGTTCCTCTCCTCTCAGGACGTGGTGCTCACCACCTACAACGTCCTCGCCGCCGACTTTGGG AGCAAGAACAAGAGTCCCCTGCACGAGATCAAGTGGTTGCGAGTGGTGCTCGACGAAGGCCACGTGGTGAGGAACCCCAGCACGCAGATGAGCAAGGCCGTGCTCGACCTCAGAGCTGAGCGCCGCTGGATTCTTTCCG ctGTACTTTGCAGAGTATTCTTTGACTTGCTAGACAGGCAGCCACATTCTGGATTTTTCcaccttggcggag GCACGCCTATCCAGAATAGTGTGAAGGATCTGTGGATGCTGCTGGCATTCCTGCGACTCAAGCCGTTCGATGTGAGGGAGTGGTGGAACCGTGTAATCCAAAGGCCCGTGACCCACGGGGACAGGGCTGGTCTCCA GAACCTTCAGACCCTGGTGAAGTGCATCACTTTGAGGCGCACCAAGAACAGCGAGGTAAACGGGCGCCCCCTGGTGACGCTACCAGAGAAAAGCGTGTGTGTGGAGCAGGTGGAGCTGAGCTCTGCCGAGCGGGAGGAGTACGAGCTGGCACGCAATGAGGGGCGACACACCATTAGCAG ATACGTCACCGAGGGCACGGTGTTGAGGAATTATGCTGACGTTCTGGCCATCCTGATGAGGCTCCGACAACACTGCTGCCACCCCGACCTTCTGGCAAACACCTCCGCAGATTCAG GCATCGCATCCACGCCCGCCGAGTTGCGAGAGCGCCTGATCGAGAAGCTACGCATGGTGTTGGCGAGCGGCTCGGACGAGGAGTGCTCCGTGTGTCTGGACTCTGTCCGCCTGCCCGTCATCACGCACTGTGCCCACGTCTACTGCCGGCCCTGCATCGCCCAGGTCATCGGCACGGAGCAG GAGAGCGCTCGCTGTCCTCTCTGTCGAAGCGACATCAAGATCAGCGAGCTGGTGGAGTTTCCGCAGGAGGAGGCGGGGGAGGAGAGCAGTGGTAGTCCTGGGAAGTGGAGAACCAGCTCAAAG ATACAAGCGCTGATGGGAAACCTACACAGGCTGCAGCGGGAAGACAGCAGCATCAAGTGTCTGGTCGTCTCGCAGTTCACTCGCTTCCTCACCATCCTGGAGACACCCCTCAG AGAGCAAGGCTTCTGCTTTGTGCGCCTGGACGGCACCATGAGCCAAAAGAAGCGCACCCAGATGATACAGGAGTTCCAGAGCACCACTGCCAGCAGCCCCACCATCATGCTCCTGTCGCTCAAAGCCGGAGGGGTGGGGCTTAACTTGACAGCTGCATCCCACGTCTTCCTCATGGACCCG GCGTGGAACCCAGCCACCGAGGAGCAGTGTATCGACCGCTGCTACCGTCTGGGTCAGAAGAAAAAGGTCTTCGTCACCAAG TTTATTGTGAAGGACTCTGTAGAGGAGAACATGGTGAAGATCCAGAAGCAGAAGCAGGACCTGGTGGAGGCGGCGTTTGGCTCCATCGGCACCGACAGGAAGACGTTGCGCATCAACGATATCAAGGCGCTGATGGAGTTGTAG
- the hltf gene encoding helicase-like transcription factor isoform X3 has product MPRTLSPGVMAFRRSWFSWDRYSEVDLFTDRFDQNSSLSQAIRAAASEEPDADGNMFFGQIQGTVVGLKYYGGVVNQGEMVGLVREPHNPYDRNAVMVANIYGSQVGHIKRELAAAMAHIMDNKLAKVEGVVHSGSKNRFSMPVILSFWGKDENKSGVTQCLARHGYKLSTGASHKPYSLGAGMASNKRGVTVPLTPEELKNAFDNLFEGLLESKDGEKEAAESVATPLMPHQRQALSWMCARENKCTLPPFWEKRGELYYNTLTCFSAKEIPERVLGGILADDMGLGKTLTTIALILTNFHEGKPLPVYKRGERPLPGKADGAGPSGTAHYLRSDPTQMEQLYSPMFNVVDTAKVSERSKRSTKTSKRKFGKESPLLLEDVDFASALFGGPSSPAHSYKKKKKKKASTSQVTEYYITDGSGESLSATATLIVCPLSVLSNWLDQFEEHVRADVKLKVYMYHGQDRNRSTKFLSSQDVVLTTYNVLAADFGSKNKSPLHEIKWLRVVLDEGHVVRNPSTQMSKAVLDLRAERRWILSAVLCRVFFDLLDRQPHSGFFHLGGGTPIQNSVKDLWMLLAFLRLKPFDVREWWNRVIQRPVTHGDRAGLQNLQTLVKCITLRRTKNSEVNGRPLVTLPEKSVCVEQVELSSAEREEYELARNEGRHTISRYVTEGTVLRNYADVLAILMRLRQHCCHPDLLANTSADSGIASTPAELRERLIEKLRMVLASGSDEECSVCLDSVRLPVITHCAHVYCRPCIAQVIGTEQESARCPLCRSDIKISELVEFPQEEAGEESSGSPGKWRTSSKIQALMGNLHRLQREDSSIKCLVVSQFTRFLTILETPLREQGFCFVRLDGTMSQKKRTQMIQEFQSTTASSPTIMLLSLKAGGVGLNLTAASHVFLMDPAWNPATEEQCIDRCYRLGQKKKVFVTKFIVKDSVEENMVKIQKQKQDLVEAAFGSIGTDRKTLRINDIKALMEL; this is encoded by the exons ATGCCGCGCACTTTATCGCCAG GCGTCATGGCCTTCCGGAGGAGCTGGTTCAGTTGGGACCGGTACAGCGAGGTGGATCTCTTCACCGACCGCTTCGACCAGAACAGCTCCCTCTCCCAGGCCATCAGAGCCGCAGCATCCGAGGAGCCGGACGCCGATGGCAATATGTTCTTCGGCCAAATACAGGGCACTGTTGTCGGCCTGAAATATTACGGCGGGGTG GTCAACCAAGGCGAAATGGTCGGATTGGTGCGCGAGCCCCATAATCCGTACGACCGCAACGCTGTCATGGTCGCCAACATTTACGGCAGTCAAGTCGGGCACATCAAGCGGGAGCTGGCGGCCGCCATGGCCCACATCATGGACAACAAGCTGGCGAAAGTAGAGGG GGTGGTGCACTCTGGGTCAAAAAATAGATTCTCCATGCCGGTCATTTTGTCCTTCTGGGGGAAAGATGAGAACAAAAGTGGGGTGACTCAGTGTTTGGCACGCCACGGCTATAAACTCAGTACAG GTGCAAGTCACAAGCCGTACAGCTTGGGTGCTGGGATGGCATCGAATAAAAGAGGCGTGACTGTCCCACTCACGCCAGAGGAG CTGAAGAACGCCTTTGACAACCTCTTCGAAGGCTTGCTTGAAAGTAAAGATGGTGAAAAAGAAGCAGCTGAA TCTGTGGCCACGCCACTCATGCCCCACCAGAGGCAGGCGCTGTCCTGGATGTGCGCTCGCGAGAACAAGTGCACCCTCCCGCCCTTCTGGGAGAAGCGAGGCGAGCTGTACTACAACACCCTGACGTGTTTCTCCGCCAAGGAAATCCCAGAGAGGGTCCTCGGGGGCATACTGGCGGACGACATGGGACTG GGGAAAACGTTGACAACCATCGCCCTCATTCTCACCAATTTCCATGAAGGAAAGCCACTTCCTGTGTACAAGCGT GGGGAGCGGCCTTTGCCTGGAAAAG CTGACGGAGCCGGGCCCAGTGGCACAGCTCATTATCTACGCTCTGATCC GACCCAGATGGAGCAGCTGTACTCCCCCATGTTCAATGTAGTGGATACAGCAAAGGTGTCCGAGAGAA GCAAGAGAAGCACCAAAACTAGCAAGAGAAAATTTGGTAAAG AGTCCCCGCTGTTGCTGGAGGATGTAGACTTTGCCTCAGCGTTGTTTGGGGGCCCCTCATCACCTGCACACTCttataagaagaagaagaaaaaaaaggccagtacaAGTCAAG TCACTGAGTACTACATCACAGACGGCTCCGGAGAGTCTTTATCAGCAACTGCCACCCTGATTGTGTGTCCGCTGTCAGTGCTCAGCAACTGGCTG GACCAGTTTGAGGAGCATGTGCGAGCTGACGTAAAGCTGAAAGTGTACATGTACCACGGCCAAGACCGCAACAGGAGCACCAAGTTCCTCTCCTCTCAGGACGTGGTGCTCACCACCTACAACGTCCTCGCCGCCGACTTTGGG AGCAAGAACAAGAGTCCCCTGCACGAGATCAAGTGGTTGCGAGTGGTGCTCGACGAAGGCCACGTGGTGAGGAACCCCAGCACGCAGATGAGCAAGGCCGTGCTCGACCTCAGAGCTGAGCGCCGCTGGATTCTTTCCG ctGTACTTTGCAGAGTATTCTTTGACTTGCTAGACAGGCAGCCACATTCTGGATTTTTCcaccttggcggag GCACGCCTATCCAGAATAGTGTGAAGGATCTGTGGATGCTGCTGGCATTCCTGCGACTCAAGCCGTTCGATGTGAGGGAGTGGTGGAACCGTGTAATCCAAAGGCCCGTGACCCACGGGGACAGGGCTGGTCTCCA GAACCTTCAGACCCTGGTGAAGTGCATCACTTTGAGGCGCACCAAGAACAGCGAGGTAAACGGGCGCCCCCTGGTGACGCTACCAGAGAAAAGCGTGTGTGTGGAGCAGGTGGAGCTGAGCTCTGCCGAGCGGGAGGAGTACGAGCTGGCACGCAATGAGGGGCGACACACCATTAGCAG ATACGTCACCGAGGGCACGGTGTTGAGGAATTATGCTGACGTTCTGGCCATCCTGATGAGGCTCCGACAACACTGCTGCCACCCCGACCTTCTGGCAAACACCTCCGCAGATTCAG GCATCGCATCCACGCCCGCCGAGTTGCGAGAGCGCCTGATCGAGAAGCTACGCATGGTGTTGGCGAGCGGCTCGGACGAGGAGTGCTCCGTGTGTCTGGACTCTGTCCGCCTGCCCGTCATCACGCACTGTGCCCACGTCTACTGCCGGCCCTGCATCGCCCAGGTCATCGGCACGGAGCAG GAGAGCGCTCGCTGTCCTCTCTGTCGAAGCGACATCAAGATCAGCGAGCTGGTGGAGTTTCCGCAGGAGGAGGCGGGGGAGGAGAGCAGTGGTAGTCCTGGGAAGTGGAGAACCAGCTCAAAG ATACAAGCGCTGATGGGAAACCTACACAGGCTGCAGCGGGAAGACAGCAGCATCAAGTGTCTGGTCGTCTCGCAGTTCACTCGCTTCCTCACCATCCTGGAGACACCCCTCAG AGAGCAAGGCTTCTGCTTTGTGCGCCTGGACGGCACCATGAGCCAAAAGAAGCGCACCCAGATGATACAGGAGTTCCAGAGCACCACTGCCAGCAGCCCCACCATCATGCTCCTGTCGCTCAAAGCCGGAGGGGTGGGGCTTAACTTGACAGCTGCATCCCACGTCTTCCTCATGGACCCG GCGTGGAACCCAGCCACCGAGGAGCAGTGTATCGACCGCTGCTACCGTCTGGGTCAGAAGAAAAAGGTCTTCGTCACCAAG TTTATTGTGAAGGACTCTGTAGAGGAGAACATGGTGAAGATCCAGAAGCAGAAGCAGGACCTGGTGGAGGCGGCGTTTGGCTCCATCGGCACCGACAGGAAGACGTTGCGCATCAACGATATCAAGGCGCTGATGGAGTTGTAG
- the hltf gene encoding helicase-like transcription factor isoform X2 codes for MFNHRKRTDQLRHGEKGVMAFRRSWFSWDRYSEVDLFTDRFDQNSSLSQAIRAAASEEPDADGNMFFGQIQGTVVGLKYYGGVVNQGEMVGLVREPHNPYDRNAVMVANIYGSQVGHIKRELAAAMAHIMDNKLAKVEGVVHSGSKNRFSMPVILSFWGKDENKSGVTQCLARHGYKLSTGASHKPYSLGAGMASNKRGVTVPLTPEELKNAFDNLFEGLLESKDGEKEAAESVATPLMPHQRQALSWMCARENKCTLPPFWEKRGELYYNTLTCFSAKEIPERVLGGILADDMGLGKTLTTIALILTNFHEGKPLPVYKRGERPLPGKADGAGPSGTAHYLRSDPTQMEQLYSPMFNVVDTAKVSERSKRSTKTSKRKFESPLLLEDVDFASALFGGPSSPAHSYKKKKKKKASTSQVTEYYITDGSGESLSATATLIVCPLSVLSNWLDQFEEHVRADVKLKVYMYHGQDRNRSTKFLSSQDVVLTTYNVLAADFGSKNKSPLHEIKWLRVVLDEGHVVRNPSTQMSKAVLDLRAERRWILSAVLCRVFFDLLDRQPHSGFFHLGGGTPIQNSVKDLWMLLAFLRLKPFDVREWWNRVIQRPVTHGDRAGLQNLQTLVKCITLRRTKNSEVNGRPLVTLPEKSVCVEQVELSSAEREEYELARNEGRHTISRYVTEGTVLRNYADVLAILMRLRQHCCHPDLLANTSADSGIASTPAELRERLIEKLRMVLASGSDEECSVCLDSVRLPVITHCAHVYCRPCIAQVIGTEQESARCPLCRSDIKISELVEFPQEEAGEESSGSPGKWRTSSKIQALMGNLHRLQREDSSIKCLVVSQFTRFLTILETPLREQGFCFVRLDGTMSQKKRTQMIQEFQSTTASSPTIMLLSLKAGGVGLNLTAASHVFLMDPAWNPATEEQCIDRCYRLGQKKKVFVTKFIVKDSVEENMVKIQKQKQDLVEAAFGSIGTDRKTLRINDIKALMEL; via the exons ATGTTTAACCACAGGAAGCGAACTGATCAGCTGAGACACGGAGAAAAGG GCGTCATGGCCTTCCGGAGGAGCTGGTTCAGTTGGGACCGGTACAGCGAGGTGGATCTCTTCACCGACCGCTTCGACCAGAACAGCTCCCTCTCCCAGGCCATCAGAGCCGCAGCATCCGAGGAGCCGGACGCCGATGGCAATATGTTCTTCGGCCAAATACAGGGCACTGTTGTCGGCCTGAAATATTACGGCGGGGTG GTCAACCAAGGCGAAATGGTCGGATTGGTGCGCGAGCCCCATAATCCGTACGACCGCAACGCTGTCATGGTCGCCAACATTTACGGCAGTCAAGTCGGGCACATCAAGCGGGAGCTGGCGGCCGCCATGGCCCACATCATGGACAACAAGCTGGCGAAAGTAGAGGG GGTGGTGCACTCTGGGTCAAAAAATAGATTCTCCATGCCGGTCATTTTGTCCTTCTGGGGGAAAGATGAGAACAAAAGTGGGGTGACTCAGTGTTTGGCACGCCACGGCTATAAACTCAGTACAG GTGCAAGTCACAAGCCGTACAGCTTGGGTGCTGGGATGGCATCGAATAAAAGAGGCGTGACTGTCCCACTCACGCCAGAGGAG CTGAAGAACGCCTTTGACAACCTCTTCGAAGGCTTGCTTGAAAGTAAAGATGGTGAAAAAGAAGCAGCTGAA TCTGTGGCCACGCCACTCATGCCCCACCAGAGGCAGGCGCTGTCCTGGATGTGCGCTCGCGAGAACAAGTGCACCCTCCCGCCCTTCTGGGAGAAGCGAGGCGAGCTGTACTACAACACCCTGACGTGTTTCTCCGCCAAGGAAATCCCAGAGAGGGTCCTCGGGGGCATACTGGCGGACGACATGGGACTG GGGAAAACGTTGACAACCATCGCCCTCATTCTCACCAATTTCCATGAAGGAAAGCCACTTCCTGTGTACAAGCGT GGGGAGCGGCCTTTGCCTGGAAAAG CTGACGGAGCCGGGCCCAGTGGCACAGCTCATTATCTACGCTCTGATCC GACCCAGATGGAGCAGCTGTACTCCCCCATGTTCAATGTAGTGGATACAGCAAAGGTGTCCGAGAGAA GCAAGAGAAGCACCAAAACTAGCAAGAGAAAATTTG AGTCCCCGCTGTTGCTGGAGGATGTAGACTTTGCCTCAGCGTTGTTTGGGGGCCCCTCATCACCTGCACACTCttataagaagaagaagaaaaaaaaggccagtacaAGTCAAG TCACTGAGTACTACATCACAGACGGCTCCGGAGAGTCTTTATCAGCAACTGCCACCCTGATTGTGTGTCCGCTGTCAGTGCTCAGCAACTGGCTG GACCAGTTTGAGGAGCATGTGCGAGCTGACGTAAAGCTGAAAGTGTACATGTACCACGGCCAAGACCGCAACAGGAGCACCAAGTTCCTCTCCTCTCAGGACGTGGTGCTCACCACCTACAACGTCCTCGCCGCCGACTTTGGG AGCAAGAACAAGAGTCCCCTGCACGAGATCAAGTGGTTGCGAGTGGTGCTCGACGAAGGCCACGTGGTGAGGAACCCCAGCACGCAGATGAGCAAGGCCGTGCTCGACCTCAGAGCTGAGCGCCGCTGGATTCTTTCCG ctGTACTTTGCAGAGTATTCTTTGACTTGCTAGACAGGCAGCCACATTCTGGATTTTTCcaccttggcggag GCACGCCTATCCAGAATAGTGTGAAGGATCTGTGGATGCTGCTGGCATTCCTGCGACTCAAGCCGTTCGATGTGAGGGAGTGGTGGAACCGTGTAATCCAAAGGCCCGTGACCCACGGGGACAGGGCTGGTCTCCA GAACCTTCAGACCCTGGTGAAGTGCATCACTTTGAGGCGCACCAAGAACAGCGAGGTAAACGGGCGCCCCCTGGTGACGCTACCAGAGAAAAGCGTGTGTGTGGAGCAGGTGGAGCTGAGCTCTGCCGAGCGGGAGGAGTACGAGCTGGCACGCAATGAGGGGCGACACACCATTAGCAG ATACGTCACCGAGGGCACGGTGTTGAGGAATTATGCTGACGTTCTGGCCATCCTGATGAGGCTCCGACAACACTGCTGCCACCCCGACCTTCTGGCAAACACCTCCGCAGATTCAG GCATCGCATCCACGCCCGCCGAGTTGCGAGAGCGCCTGATCGAGAAGCTACGCATGGTGTTGGCGAGCGGCTCGGACGAGGAGTGCTCCGTGTGTCTGGACTCTGTCCGCCTGCCCGTCATCACGCACTGTGCCCACGTCTACTGCCGGCCCTGCATCGCCCAGGTCATCGGCACGGAGCAG GAGAGCGCTCGCTGTCCTCTCTGTCGAAGCGACATCAAGATCAGCGAGCTGGTGGAGTTTCCGCAGGAGGAGGCGGGGGAGGAGAGCAGTGGTAGTCCTGGGAAGTGGAGAACCAGCTCAAAG ATACAAGCGCTGATGGGAAACCTACACAGGCTGCAGCGGGAAGACAGCAGCATCAAGTGTCTGGTCGTCTCGCAGTTCACTCGCTTCCTCACCATCCTGGAGACACCCCTCAG AGAGCAAGGCTTCTGCTTTGTGCGCCTGGACGGCACCATGAGCCAAAAGAAGCGCACCCAGATGATACAGGAGTTCCAGAGCACCACTGCCAGCAGCCCCACCATCATGCTCCTGTCGCTCAAAGCCGGAGGGGTGGGGCTTAACTTGACAGCTGCATCCCACGTCTTCCTCATGGACCCG GCGTGGAACCCAGCCACCGAGGAGCAGTGTATCGACCGCTGCTACCGTCTGGGTCAGAAGAAAAAGGTCTTCGTCACCAAG TTTATTGTGAAGGACTCTGTAGAGGAGAACATGGTGAAGATCCAGAAGCAGAAGCAGGACCTGGTGGAGGCGGCGTTTGGCTCCATCGGCACCGACAGGAAGACGTTGCGCATCAACGATATCAAGGCGCTGATGGAGTTGTAG